A section of the Myxococcus virescens genome encodes:
- a CDS encoding M16 family metallopeptidase, which translates to MFRQSLLWTSCLALLAGPVACAQTQGGKPVAKSAVSAAPRLGAGIESRTLKNGLKVIVWPDHDIPNVVLYNWFRVGSRNEYPGITGLSHFFEHMMFNGAKKYGPGEFDRVMEANGGANNAFTSEDVTVYMDWFPRSALDVIFDLEADRLQHLAIDPKVTESERGVVYSERRSAIDNDNMGALMEQVQATAFVAHPYQFPVIGWPSDIESWRIEDLQRYYKTYYAPNNATLIFTGAVTPAEIFALAEKYLEPIPSQPAPEPVRTKEPEQQGERRIVVKKQAQAPLIQLAYHGISGKDADVEALTLLLSILTNGDSSRLHRRLVEEERAALRVNTHFSPGFDPSLVWVYADLPPGADVAKVEGLLTEELARIVKDGVSDAELKKARNITLSQFWRSLETNNGRGRALGAAETFRGDYRQLFEAPGRYERVTRDDVRKVAARIFNSQRRTVGWLVPADAQAATPDSRKEASR; encoded by the coding sequence ATGTTCCGTCAGTCGTTACTCTGGACCTCGTGTCTGGCCCTGCTCGCCGGCCCCGTGGCCTGTGCGCAGACGCAGGGCGGCAAGCCGGTGGCGAAGTCCGCTGTGTCCGCCGCGCCCAGGCTCGGCGCCGGCATCGAGTCCCGCACCCTCAAGAACGGGCTCAAGGTCATCGTCTGGCCCGACCACGACATTCCCAATGTCGTCCTCTACAACTGGTTCCGCGTTGGCAGCCGGAACGAGTACCCCGGTATCACCGGCCTGTCCCACTTCTTCGAGCACATGATGTTCAACGGCGCGAAGAAGTATGGCCCCGGTGAGTTCGACCGCGTCATGGAGGCCAACGGCGGCGCCAACAACGCCTTCACCTCCGAGGACGTCACCGTCTACATGGACTGGTTCCCGCGCTCCGCGCTCGACGTCATCTTCGACCTCGAGGCCGACCGGCTCCAGCACCTGGCCATCGACCCCAAGGTCACCGAGTCCGAGCGCGGCGTCGTGTACTCGGAGCGCCGCTCCGCCATCGACAACGACAACATGGGCGCCCTGATGGAGCAGGTGCAGGCCACCGCCTTCGTGGCGCACCCGTACCAGTTCCCCGTCATCGGGTGGCCGTCCGACATCGAGTCGTGGCGCATCGAGGACCTCCAGCGCTACTACAAGACGTACTACGCGCCCAACAACGCCACGCTCATCTTCACCGGCGCCGTGACGCCCGCGGAAATCTTCGCGCTCGCGGAGAAGTACCTGGAGCCCATCCCCTCCCAGCCCGCGCCGGAGCCCGTCCGCACCAAGGAGCCCGAGCAGCAGGGAGAGCGCCGCATCGTCGTGAAGAAGCAGGCCCAGGCCCCGCTCATCCAACTGGCCTACCACGGCATCTCCGGCAAGGACGCGGACGTGGAAGCGCTCACGCTGCTCCTGAGCATCCTCACCAACGGCGACTCCTCGCGGCTGCACCGCCGCCTCGTCGAGGAGGAGCGCGCCGCCCTCCGCGTCAACACCCACTTCAGCCCGGGCTTCGACCCATCGCTCGTCTGGGTCTACGCGGACTTGCCGCCCGGTGCTGACGTCGCCAAGGTGGAAGGCCTGCTCACCGAGGAGCTGGCCCGCATCGTCAAGGACGGCGTCAGCGACGCCGAGCTCAAGAAGGCGCGCAACATCACCCTGTCCCAGTTCTGGCGCAGCCTGGAGACCAACAACGGCCGAGGCCGCGCGTTGGGCGCCGCGGAGACGTTCCGCGGTGACTACCGCCAGCTCTTCGAAGCGCCCGGCCGCTATGAGCGCGTGACGCGTGACGACGTCCGCAAGGTCGCCGCGCGCATCTTCAACTCGCAGCGCCGCACCGTTGGCTGGCTCGTGCCCGCCGACGCGCAGGCAGCCACCCCCGACTCCCGCAAGGAGGCCTCGCGATGA
- a CDS encoding phospholipase D family protein gives MFENFFRSRDADALEVLGKVDTVRRLHGLIDEAQEHVTLISPYVSIEKLRDIERKIRQALEREVAVTLVIREGDESTRGPSQQGVELLVSLMQAGMRLFVVRDLHAKLYCSERHALITSLNLIESSFNNSIEVGICISAGRAEYVRISEFIESEITPHRKEVPFKPATEPRRRSATPVPRHATQGFCIRCRDAIGFNPERPYCDSDFNVWRRYSDPTYEDNHCHHCGMDFAASKNKPLCRKCYGMLR, from the coding sequence ATGTTCGAGAACTTCTTTCGCTCACGCGATGCCGATGCGCTTGAGGTCTTGGGAAAAGTCGACACGGTCCGCCGACTTCACGGCCTCATCGATGAAGCCCAAGAGCACGTCACGCTGATCAGTCCCTACGTCAGCATCGAGAAACTGCGAGACATTGAGCGCAAGATTCGTCAAGCCCTCGAACGGGAGGTGGCCGTGACCCTGGTCATCCGCGAGGGTGACGAGAGCACACGGGGCCCCTCACAGCAAGGCGTGGAACTCCTAGTCAGCCTCATGCAAGCGGGCATGCGCCTGTTCGTCGTCAGGGACCTGCACGCCAAGCTCTACTGCTCCGAACGCCACGCACTCATCACGTCGCTCAACCTCATTGAGTCTTCCTTCAACAACAGCATTGAAGTCGGCATCTGCATCTCAGCCGGTCGCGCCGAGTACGTGAGAATCAGCGAGTTCATCGAGAGCGAAATCACCCCACACCGAAAGGAAGTCCCCTTCAAGCCGGCCACCGAGCCGCGACGCAGGAGCGCCACGCCCGTCCCCCGGCACGCCACGCAGGGATTCTGCATCCGCTGCCGCGACGCAATCGGCTTCAACCCGGAGAGGCCCTACTGCGACAGCGACTTCAACGTCTGGCGCCGATACAGCGACCCCACCTACGAAGACAACCATTGCCACCATTGCGGCATGGACTTCGCCGCCAGCAAGAACAAGCCCCTGTGCCGTAAGTGCTACGGAATGCTCAGGTAG
- a CDS encoding DEAD/DEAH box helicase family protein, producing MTSPFLSVPESQWVTANTFAFAIRDGFPVSPGHTLVIPRRQVATWFDATTEEQRAIFELVDEVKRELDGELHPDGYNIGINVGAAAGQTVLHLHVHVIPRFQGDMDDPRGGVRHVIPGKGNYLAGRNKPLATGGVDDPFLHHLEPLFADAVEISVLAAFVQDSGLELLRESVEAALTRGATVRILTGDYLAITQADALRRLLDWMEEDAALQAEPGRGRFEARVVEVEKLQLTSFHPKSWRFLGTGLAVAYVGSSNISRAALKTGVEWNLRVERDRDPQAWNEVVDAFEGWWGRASPLDANWVEQYARRAPTARLHLPAGETEPDAPLPRREPHSLQRQALDALARGRREGRQRALVVLATGLGKTLLAALDVEQFSQERGRASRVLFLAHREELLVQAAETFRRQQHHLRFGWYVGQRAQLAGDVVFASVQKLSRPEDLQALRLAAAFDYVIVDEVHHATAASYRSILACVEPAFMLGLTATPERADEGDVLGLFDDHLAWRSDLGEGIQEGLLAPFEYFGLKDTVPYENIPWKSRRFDVALLTQAVETEARMQTLWRAWQKHPACRTLVFCCSISHAHFVRQWLGGQGIRAVAVHAGAGSADRAQSLRQLANGTLDAICAVDLFNEGVDVPSIDRVVMLRPTESPVVFLQQLGRGLRKAEGKERVILIDFVGNHRLFLDRLRTLLAVGKPPVSLRDFLTSDRQPALPAGCTVEVELEAKEMLRHFLSGGGQEVERVYRELRDARGLRPTIGELYRRGYSPATLRKAHPGWFDFVKSEGDLTDDEARALDKGRDWFKELELTNMSQCFKMVVLEALLEADALEQGLPLPELAQRCLAILQRSPELLRDLETVKALGDPRLPNPARFFTYWKSNPIEAWTKGGKWFRVEEERFIPRLPMAPSAQKSFEAMTRELVDYRLAQYRRRQQAQAQDSAFDARVISNSRGPILKLPERSARSDLPLGTTAVRLDDGARWHFDFVKIAVNVARPDGAKQNQLPDLLRQWFGPTAGMPGTAFRVRFTLGPDGWSAVPARAEPSPLAPWGTLVAFPSLRAAAGAVEHPISIDQAPEAARVRLPSRAQGEGLFAVRASGDSMDGGPHPIRDGDWLVMRDAKAVGAGPLDGRVALVQVPDPITGFRYQVKRLVRQDGHWLLRSDNPLRESFQAGEAASPVALVVEVIPPERLAPPRGTTLTEEQLSSHFGLSTAPRTGRHEGHLFLFIKDAQAFTSPGRLALRVPDHHPSETAFVFTQETASGGWTYQGAAVWRDDEDRWALESPRSG from the coding sequence ATGACCTCCCCGTTCCTGTCGGTCCCTGAATCGCAGTGGGTCACGGCCAACACGTTCGCTTTCGCCATCCGGGATGGCTTCCCGGTGAGCCCGGGACACACGCTGGTGATTCCCCGGCGGCAGGTCGCGACCTGGTTCGATGCCACGACCGAGGAACAGCGCGCCATCTTCGAGCTGGTGGACGAGGTGAAACGCGAGCTGGATGGCGAGCTGCATCCAGACGGGTACAACATCGGCATCAACGTGGGCGCGGCGGCCGGCCAGACGGTGCTCCACCTGCATGTGCACGTCATCCCTCGCTTCCAGGGCGACATGGACGACCCTCGCGGCGGAGTCCGGCACGTCATTCCAGGCAAGGGCAACTACCTCGCCGGGCGAAACAAGCCCCTGGCCACGGGAGGCGTCGACGACCCGTTCCTGCACCACCTGGAGCCGCTGTTCGCGGATGCGGTGGAGATTTCGGTCCTGGCGGCCTTCGTGCAAGACAGCGGACTGGAGCTGCTGCGCGAGTCCGTGGAAGCCGCGCTCACCCGGGGGGCGACGGTTCGCATCCTCACAGGTGACTATCTGGCCATCACCCAGGCGGATGCACTTCGACGGCTGCTCGACTGGATGGAAGAGGACGCCGCGCTCCAGGCGGAGCCAGGCCGTGGCCGTTTTGAAGCGCGCGTCGTGGAGGTGGAGAAGCTCCAACTCACGTCATTCCACCCGAAGTCCTGGCGCTTCCTTGGCACCGGGCTCGCTGTGGCCTACGTCGGCTCGAGCAACATCTCGCGCGCCGCCCTGAAGACGGGCGTCGAATGGAACCTGCGCGTCGAGCGGGACCGGGACCCGCAGGCCTGGAACGAGGTGGTGGATGCATTCGAGGGCTGGTGGGGCCGGGCCTCCCCCTTGGACGCGAACTGGGTCGAGCAATACGCTCGCCGCGCACCGACGGCCCGACTCCATCTCCCAGCAGGTGAGACGGAGCCAGACGCCCCCTTGCCCCGTCGCGAGCCACACAGCCTCCAGCGTCAGGCGCTCGATGCGCTCGCGCGTGGCCGGCGCGAGGGACGGCAACGCGCACTGGTCGTCCTCGCGACGGGCCTGGGGAAGACCCTGCTCGCGGCGCTCGACGTGGAACAGTTCAGCCAGGAGCGGGGGCGAGCGAGCCGCGTGCTGTTCCTCGCGCACCGGGAAGAGCTCCTCGTCCAGGCAGCGGAGACGTTCCGTCGCCAGCAGCACCACCTCCGCTTCGGCTGGTACGTGGGTCAACGCGCGCAGCTCGCGGGCGACGTGGTCTTCGCGTCGGTGCAGAAGCTCTCGCGGCCAGAAGACCTTCAGGCGCTCCGCCTCGCGGCCGCGTTCGACTACGTCATCGTGGACGAAGTCCACCACGCCACGGCGGCAAGCTACCGGTCCATCCTCGCCTGCGTGGAGCCCGCGTTCATGCTCGGGCTCACGGCGACACCGGAGCGCGCTGACGAGGGCGATGTGCTCGGCCTCTTCGATGACCACCTCGCCTGGCGCTCGGACCTTGGAGAAGGCATCCAGGAGGGACTGCTCGCACCGTTCGAATACTTCGGACTCAAGGACACGGTGCCTTACGAGAACATCCCCTGGAAGAGCCGCCGCTTCGACGTGGCGCTGTTGACCCAGGCGGTTGAGACCGAAGCACGCATGCAGACACTGTGGCGTGCGTGGCAGAAGCATCCCGCCTGCCGCACGCTCGTGTTCTGCTGCTCCATCTCCCATGCCCACTTCGTCCGGCAATGGCTGGGAGGCCAGGGGATTCGCGCCGTGGCCGTCCACGCCGGGGCAGGCTCAGCGGACCGTGCCCAGTCGCTGCGCCAGCTCGCGAATGGCACGCTGGATGCCATCTGCGCAGTGGACCTGTTCAACGAAGGCGTCGACGTCCCGAGCATCGACCGCGTGGTGATGCTGCGCCCCACGGAATCCCCCGTGGTGTTCCTCCAGCAGCTCGGGCGAGGGCTGCGAAAGGCCGAGGGAAAAGAGCGGGTCATCCTCATCGACTTCGTCGGGAATCACCGGCTGTTTCTCGACCGGCTCCGAACCCTGCTGGCCGTGGGCAAGCCTCCGGTCTCCCTGCGTGACTTTCTCACCTCGGACCGACAACCCGCGCTGCCTGCTGGCTGCACCGTGGAAGTGGAGCTCGAAGCCAAGGAGATGCTCCGGCACTTCCTCTCCGGAGGGGGGCAGGAGGTCGAGCGTGTCTACCGCGAGCTGCGCGATGCCCGGGGACTGCGGCCTACCATCGGAGAGCTCTACCGTCGTGGGTACTCACCCGCGACGCTGCGCAAGGCGCACCCGGGGTGGTTTGATTTCGTCAAGTCAGAGGGCGACCTGACGGACGACGAGGCTCGGGCCCTCGACAAAGGCCGCGACTGGTTCAAGGAGCTCGAGCTCACGAACATGAGCCAGTGCTTCAAGATGGTCGTACTGGAAGCACTGCTCGAAGCCGATGCCCTGGAACAGGGGCTGCCGCTGCCTGAGCTTGCCCAGCGATGCCTGGCCATTCTCCAACGCTCCCCCGAGTTGCTCCGGGACCTCGAAACGGTCAAGGCCCTGGGCGACCCACGGCTCCCGAATCCCGCCCGGTTCTTCACGTACTGGAAGTCGAACCCCATTGAGGCGTGGACGAAGGGCGGGAAGTGGTTCCGCGTCGAGGAAGAGCGGTTCATTCCTCGCCTTCCCATGGCTCCATCGGCCCAGAAGTCCTTCGAGGCCATGACTCGCGAGCTGGTGGACTACCGGCTCGCACAGTATCGGCGCCGCCAACAGGCGCAGGCGCAGGACTCCGCCTTTGATGCGAGGGTCATCTCGAACAGCCGGGGCCCCATCCTCAAGCTCCCGGAGCGGAGTGCGCGCTCGGACCTGCCCTTGGGAACGACCGCGGTCCGGCTCGACGATGGAGCGCGCTGGCATTTCGACTTCGTGAAGATTGCCGTCAACGTCGCGCGACCCGATGGCGCGAAACAGAATCAACTGCCGGACCTCTTGCGCCAATGGTTTGGCCCCACCGCGGGAATGCCGGGCACGGCCTTTCGCGTCCGGTTCACGCTCGGCCCTGACGGGTGGAGCGCGGTCCCGGCTCGGGCCGAGCCGAGCCCCCTCGCGCCCTGGGGGACACTGGTCGCATTTCCCAGCCTGCGCGCGGCTGCGGGCGCCGTGGAGCACCCCATCTCAATCGACCAGGCCCCGGAAGCGGCGAGGGTCCGCCTTCCGAGCCGAGCGCAAGGCGAAGGACTGTTCGCGGTGCGCGCGTCTGGTGATTCCATGGACGGAGGCCCGCACCCCATCCGCGATGGTGACTGGCTGGTGATGCGCGACGCGAAAGCCGTGGGGGCGGGGCCCCTGGATGGGAGGGTGGCCCTCGTCCAGGTCCCCGACCCAATCACAGGCTTCCGCTACCAGGTGAAGCGGCTCGTCCGACAAGACGGGCACTGGCTGCTCCGCTCCGACAATCCCCTGCGTGAGTCCTTCCAGGCTGGTGAAGCGGCCTCTCCCGTCGCCCTGGTCGTCGAGGTCATTCCACCCGAACGGCTGGCACCTCCTCGGGGCACGACGCTCACGGAGGAGCAGCTCAGCTCCCACTTCGGATTGAGCACGGCACCCAGAACGGGGCGCCATGAAGGCCACCTGTTCCTGTTCATCAAGGACGCGCAAGCCTTCACCTCACCCGGCCGCCTGGCGCTGCGCGTCCCAGACCACCACCCCAGTGAAACAGCCTTCGTGTTCACACAAGAGA